The genomic DNA TTGAGCAACAGCATCTTGGCCGGCAACCGGGCCGTCAGCGGAGCCCAGGATTGTGCCCGAGATCCGGCCAACGCTTCGATCGCCTCAAGCGGTTTCAACGTCATGGGCGGCGTCGAAGATTGCGGCATTTCGCCGCCGCCCGCTCCGGGCGTCGATCAAATCGTCTCGGACCCCCTGCTGGGTCCGCTGGCCGAAAATGGAGGGCCGACCCCGACCCATTCGCTGCTCGCCGGCAGCCCGGCGATCGACGGCGGCGACCCTGACGGCTGCGCCGACCGCATGGGAAATGCGCTGGTCGCCGATCAGCGGGGCTTTGCCCGCGCGGCGGATGGCGACGGCGATGGGGCCGTAGTTTGCGACGCCGGTTCCCTGGAAGTGGTTTGCGGAGACGGAATCCTGATGGGCGGCGAGGAATGCGAGGACGGGAATTCCCAGGATGGCGATTGCTGCGACTCGGCCTGTCGATTCGAGGCCAGTGGCAGCGCCTGCAACGATGACGATCCCGGAACGATCGAGGATCAGTGCGACGGTGCCGGCCTATGCTCAGGGACGGACGAGCCAATGGGTCCGTCGGGCGGCGGATGCAGCTTGACGCTAAGATGATGGGACGGTTTGGTCAATGGGTGGCCGATCTCGATTGAGGCAGGACCATCAAGACCATGAAGAGCCCGTAGAAGAGCAGGACCTTGATCACCGGCTCGGTAAAGTGCAAGCCGGTCAAGGCCGAGCCGACTTTCAGCCATATCATCCCGCCGCAGCCGGCCAAGATGAGCCAACGTCCCCAAGAGCGCAATAGGAGCAAGCCGACGCCGCCGGCCAGCAATGCCAGGGTGAAGGCGTCGCCGAGGCTCCAATCCATGGCCAGTCTTTGCTGGAAGAGCCGACGAAAGATCGCCAAGGCGCCCCGAAAAGTCAGGAAAATCCAGAGGCAGCCGATCAGCCGCAAGAGATAGGACATCTCTACGCCCTTTCTTGGTTGTAGGGGCGACCCTTGCGGTCGCCCAATCAGCCGCCGTTGTGACGGCTTTGCCTGGGGCACCCGCAAGGGGTGCCCCTACAGTTTATTTAATATCGCCAAAATTTCGGCGCCGAAACGCTCGATCTTCTGCGGCCCCAGACCATAGACTCTTTCCAGCGCCGCCAGGCTTTCAGGGTTCTTGGCGGCCAAGTCGTCCAAGGTTTTATTGCTGAACACCAGGAAGGCCGGAACGTCCTGGCTCTTGGCGAAAGCCTTGCGCCATTCCTTTAAGGCCTCGCGGCGTTGCTCGCCTTCGGCATCGAGCGGGGCCTCGGACCGGACTTTGCCCTTCTTCGGCTTGGCCGCGGGTAGGGGAAGCGCGGTCCGCTCCAGCCGGATCCGCCGCGGCGAATCCGGGGCGCAGACTTCGCAATGGCCGCAGGCGCTGAGGCGTTGGCTGTCCCGGAAGTAAGTCAAGATGCCGGCATGGCGGCACTCGCCGCCCTCGACGAATTGGACCATGGTGTCGAGGGCCCGCCAACGCTGGTCGAGATGTTTGGCCTCGGCCTGGGATTGGCTGATGAAATAAGCGTGCAAGCCCTTGTCACGCTTGGCGTAGAGCAGCAGACAGGTCGATTCCCGGCCATCGCGGCCGGCCCGGCCGATTTCCTGATAATAGGACTCGATATTGGCCGGCATTTGAAAATGGACCACCAGCCGGACGTCGGGATGGTCGATGCCCATGCCGAAGGCGTTGGTCGCGGCCAGGATCCGGGTCGTCCCGGCGGCGAAGTCGGCTTGGATTCGATGGCGCTGCTCGGTTTCGAGGCCGGCGTGATAGAGGCCGACGCCGGCGAAGGAAAGCGAGAGCTCTTCCTTCAGGCTTTCGCACTGCTTGCGGGTGCCGCAATAGATGAGGACCTTGCCTTCGGGATGGCGGCTCAAGGCCTGCTTCAGCCAGGCCGTCTTGACGGCGTCGTTTTCGCAAATTTCGACCTGATAGAAAAGGTTGGGCCGGTAGAAGCCGTAGACGTGGCGGGCGGCTTCCGCCAGCTGGAGCTGATGGGCGATGTCGCGCAGCACCCGGGGGGTGGCGGTGGCGGTGAGGGCCAGGATCGGCACCTCGGGCCGCAGCTCCCGTAGCAGGCTCAGCCGGTGATAATCCTGGCGGAAGTCGGGACCCCAGGCCGAGACGCAATGGGCCTCGTCGATGGCGAAGAGCGAGACCGGCCGGCCCTTGAGCCATGCGGCGAAGCCCGGTTTTTGCACCCGCTCCGGCGAAAGGTAGAGCAGAAATCGGTCGCTGGCCTGCAGCTCGGCGAAGACTTCGCGCTTCTCTTCATAGCTTTGGCCGGTGTGGAGGCAGCCGGCCGGGAAACCGCGCTCGCGCAGCAAGCGGACTTGATCTTTCATCAAGGCGATGAGCGGCGAAACCACCACCGTCAAGCCGGGTCGGGCCAAGGCCGGCAACTGATAGCATAGGGATTTGCCGCCGCCGGTCGGCATGACCGCCAAAGTGTCGCGGCCTTGGCAAACCGAGCGCAGGATGTCTTCCTGACCCCGGCGGAAGCCGGGATGGCCGAAACGCTCCCGCAACAGGTCCAGCCAATCGGCGGGGAGGGGTTCTTGGCTTTCCTGAAGGGCGGGGAGCATGGAGAACACTAAAAGCAAATCGGGGGCCAAAACTCAAAGAAATGTTGCCGTCCCGGCGCCGGCCCGGCGATAAAAGGACATGCAGCTTTATTACCGCTTCGAAGGCGAGGGGCCGACTTTGATCTTGAACCACGGTTGGGTGACCTCCCATCGCTGTTTCGATCGGCAGCGCGATTTAAGCCGCCGCTTCCGTCTCCTGCTTTGGGATTTTCCGGGTCACGGCGATTCGGAAAAGAATCCCCAGGGCTACCAGGTCGAGGACTTGAGCCGGGCCCTTCGCCGGCTGGTGGAGGGCGAGGGGATCGAGGAGGCGGTCGGTCTTGGCTGGTCGATGGGCGCGACGGTGCTCTGGGACTATGTCCGGCTCTTCGGCGAAAAGCCTTTTCGCGCCTTTATCAATGTCGATTCCTTGCCCTGGGCCGATCCCGATCA from bacterium includes the following:
- a CDS encoding ATP-dependent DNA helicase RecQ, with amino-acid sequence MLPALQESQEPLPADWLDLLRERFGHPGFRRGQEDILRSVCQGRDTLAVMPTGGGKSLCYQLPALARPGLTVVVSPLIALMKDQVRLLRERGFPAGCLHTGQSYEEKREVFAELQASDRFLLYLSPERVQKPGFAAWLKGRPVSLFAIDEAHCVSAWGPDFRQDYHRLSLLRELRPEVPILALTATATPRVLRDIAHQLQLAEAARHVYGFYRPNLFYQVEICENDAVKTAWLKQALSRHPEGKVLIYCGTRKQCESLKEELSLSFAGVGLYHAGLETEQRHRIQADFAAGTTRILAATNAFGMGIDHPDVRLVVHFQMPANIESYYQEIGRAGRDGRESTCLLLYAKRDKGLHAYFISQSQAEAKHLDQRWRALDTMVQFVEGGECRHAGILTYFRDSQRLSACGHCEVCAPDSPRRIRLERTALPLPAAKPKKGKVRSEAPLDAEGEQRREALKEWRKAFAKSQDVPAFLVFSNKTLDDLAAKNPESLAALERVYGLGPQKIERFGAEILAILNKL